In the genome of Cygnus olor isolate bCygOlo1 chromosome Z, bCygOlo1.pri.v2, whole genome shotgun sequence, one region contains:
- the LOC121062201 gene encoding monocarboxylate transporter 2-like: protein MCVFFSNLCCQGCHFPMRQDLDQPSCPAEYSRIQAVALSHTCMAPQNRRLAPVASSLCVKYSHRAVLVTGGLLAFSGMALGFLGLNMVWMYATTGFLQGLGISFSWTPAISIVSHYFSKKRALANAIASAGECAFAFTFGPFFQWLIGQYGWKGALLIIGGIQLNICVCGVLMRPLKSNCCLEASHSEIPPGSGASRIEKEEKSSTTHKTFNWRLVRRPEFVLYAMFGILAAMSFFVPPLFLVPLSYSLGIDESWTASLLSILAMVDFAGRLLCGWYANLHVTKTIHLLTMTITVISTSLMLMPLANNYLSLAIFTGFYGFFFGTTVAVHITVLADVVGMSDFDSALGLFMLIRSTGGFLGPPLAGLIVDMAGDYKAGFYMAGATLVLAAVFLVILDQFQQRSERGSQTNTKPEKSTLPYPSLHFLKLQNRIYQEHDVAV, encoded by the exons atgtgtgttttcttttcgAATCTCTGTTGCCAGGGCTGTCATTTCCCTATGAGGCAGGATCTTGATCAGCCCTCGTGTCCAGCAGAATACAGCAGAATTCAGGCTGTGGCATTGTCTCACACATGCATGGCCCCACAGAACAGAAGACTGG CCCCCGTTGCCAGCTCACTATGTGTAAAATACTCCCATCGGGCAGTTCTGGTCACCGGAGGACTCCTCGCTTTTTCAGGAATGGCACTGGGATTTCTTGGGCTCAACATGGTCTGGATGTATGCAACAACTGGCTTCCTACAGG GACTTGGGATTTCCTTTTCATGGACACCAGCCATTAGTATTGTTAGCcattatttttccaagaaaagagCTTTGGCTAATGCTATTGCCAGTGCTGGAGAATGtgcatttgcatttacatttggGCCATTCTTCCAGTGGTTGATTGGCCAATATGGATGGAAAGGTGCCCTCTTGATCATAGGTGGCATCCAACTCAATATCTGTGTCTGCGGAGTGCTGATGCGACCCTTGAAAAGCAACTGCTGCCTTGAGGCGAGCCATTCTGAAATACCACCTGGCAGTGGTGCATCTAggatagaaaaagaagaaaagtcttCTACCACCCACAAAACCTTCAACTGGAGGCTTGTGAGGAGACCGGAGTTTGTTCTTTATGCCATGTTTGGCATATTAGCTGCTATGAGCTTTTTTGTTCCTCCATTGTTTTTAGTTCCACTTAGCTACAGCCTGGGAATAGATGAATCTTGGACTGCCTCCCTCCTATCCATTTTGGCTATGGTGGACTTTGCAGGCAGACTGCTATGTGGCTGGTATGCCAATCTCCATGTTACCAAAACTATTCATTTACTGACAATGACAATTACAGTGATCAGCACTTCCTTGATGCTTATGCCACTGGCTAACAATTACCTGTCCTTGGCAATATTCACTGGCTTCTATGGATTCTTCTTTGGCACAACAGTCGCCGTTCACATTACAGTGCTAGCGGATGTTGTGGGCATGTCAGATTTTGACAGTGCTCTAGGGCTTTTCATGCTCATTCGAAGCACTGGAGGTTTTCTGGGGCCTCCTCTTGCTG gtctGATTGTGGACATGGCTGGAGATTACAAAGCAGGCTTCTACATGGCAGGAGCCACTCTTGTCCTAGCAGctgtatttttagttattttagaTCAATTTCAACAAAGAAGTGAAAGAGGAAGTCAGACTAATACTAAACCAGAGAAGTCAACATTACCATACCCTTCTCTCCATTTCCTGAAACTTCAGAACAGAATTTATCAAGAACATGATGTAGCGGTGTGA